The Coffea arabica cultivar ET-39 chromosome 9c, Coffea Arabica ET-39 HiFi, whole genome shotgun sequence nucleotide sequence ccgtttctaagcggggggaatATTTTTCCCCCCGTCCCCGCCCCACCCCAGTCCCACCCCCTTCCCCATTAACCCCCCGCGGGGCGGGTGCTCGCAGtcacccgcccccattgccatttTTGggtacattttctttcaatatatatattttttaaaaaggcatattgatcttcaattgtaagagtTTAGCaacatatcttgaattttttttgttttattttatgtttgttTTGTATGAAGACATAGGATTTAAATAAGTACTTTTATCGTTATTTTTGTAAGATTCTTGCTAACATGtttgttaattgatttttgaGATCATATGTTAAGATGTTTGTTAATTTGCCTTtaggaaaaacaacaaaaaacaaaaggcaCTGGAAAGTAATGCAATATAAATACAAGAGACATAAATATCTTTATTAGATATATCTGCAAATTCATTAGTTAATTAAAAGATTCTAGCCGTTTACTTAATTAATCCACTTGAGAATATTCATTCACTTGAGAATGGTTTCATaaggtttttaaaaaaatatccaGCCTTATGTCTTATCAACATAGTTTAAATAGAAGAGAGGTCAAGAACCTGATCACTTAAACAACATGAGCTTCCGGCAACTATTGGCTATATACACTTATAGTCTATGCTTCATAAATAGCGCCATGAAAGTGCTTTACAGAATACATCAATTCCTTGCTCCCATAATCAAGAAGTTTAAAAGTAAATTCTATCTACATTCAGAATATTAGCTACCACTATCAATGCTGTCAGTAGTCGACATCCAAGGAGTATTCTCAAATATTGTTAGTAGTCGACATCCAAGGCCCTGTATTGTAAGAAAAATATGGAGTATCTTAAACTGTGTATTGCTTGCAATCAAAATATGGAGTATCTTAAATTGAGGTATGTCGTAGGTGTTAAtctttttatcattttaatTGCTACAATATCTACATAAACATAACTTTTAGAATATGTGTATTTATATAGGTATATGTTAAAAGTCTTGGCAAGTGATGCAACCAGTAGTGTTTGGTTTGTTATATTTGATCAAAAGACTGAAAGAATAATAAAACGCaaactttcttttgttcttgaagAATTTAACAAGGTAAACTTAtatctaattttttaaaatatttttaataatagTAGACAATCCGAAGCTTATCTCAGCTATTGAATAttctaacaaaaaaaatctattaCGCATTTCATTTCCAAGAAGGATTTAGCAATGAAATTGTATCATCAATTATAAATAAGATCACGTGGAAACCTTTTGTATTCCAAATCAAGGTGAACAATTACAATCTGGAACAAGGTAGTAATAGATTTATAGTGAGTAGATAGTTCCACTGTGATTTCGGGAGGGAAATGCATTTCATGCTTTCACAGGTAATGTGCAATAAATTTCTCTTATGTTTCACATACTATATCTCACATAATATATTTAcctttaattttgataaatcattATCAGATTGGCAGAACCGACAACCAATACTAACCTAAAGTATCTTCTTCTCAGATCCCAATTAGTACAACAGATGATTCTAATCAACAGCATTTCAATACACTTCATATAAATCATTTATCAGATGGTTCATAAAAAATCACAGAGAAAGGGAATTCTCATAAAAAGATTTGCATGAGAAGGTAGATTTAATatactattttattttcttaagttATAATCTTTACATATTGTTATACATAATCTTGAATgcgataaatcatttatttttttatacttaGTTATCATGCTTTGCTATCATGCAGTGATAATGAAAAATCAATAAATGTTGAGTTGCACGGATAAATCGAGAAGAATGCTCaaacagaagaaaaacaaaaacaagtttatgaagagtagaatattatttgatactatttactgtactttttatttattgtcaaatttttgaatgttatggtattgttgaatgttattttttccatttttgaattattattcactgaattagatgttcaaatttatattataagaatacttTATATTACAATGTGCACATAGTAATATACTTTTTAACAagttataatatattatacattaaatttgtattttatatcgacatttttataaaattgactaaatagtttattttttttctacGATTCCCGTTTAACGAACGGGTACAAAATTAGTTAATCCATAATTTTGACGTGATGCACAACAAAATTTAAGGTGTAATGCATATTTGGCCACCTTTGTCATAATCAATTATtcaattataaaaataaaaaaaaaaacttcaggcAAGTCATATGCCCTGAAGAACGGAAGACTGGATTAATTGCACTGAATCAAATATTTGCTGCATGCTTGGCTGATTCTTGATTTTTGCAGGTGAAGAAGCAACTTCGGGAGTGTTTGGATatcaaaattatttcaaataatatttcgtttaTATcgaaaatatatttttcaacctacttttttatatttttaatcacctttttatgttatatatatcatatcacaaaaaatgctacagtaactattttaaataatacacTGTCCAAATTCGAGAGCAGCGTGAAAAATGTCATTCAAGACGCCAAGGCAAAGGCAACCGAGTAATACGGAAAGGGCATTGGTGGGGAGAAACCAATCAGAAAAGAGAAGGCCAATTTCCGGAATTGCAAGGGCATAAGcagtcttttttcctttttatctttccgCTCACTCATTAGCTATCATTCCATTAAGACAGTGGCGGAAGTAAAGTACAATTCCATGGAACATACGTTAGGTACTGCTACATGATTTGATCCGTTTTCGTCCGTGTATAAGTAAAGGGTGCGAAGGGATCTTCTTAAGACTCTTCGCCCCAATCATTCCGGAGATTATCTCTCTTTCCTCCATTAGGCTCTtcccttcctcctcctcctcctcctaatGCTTTAGGGTTCCTTCTATTCGCCCGGCGCCCCACAATATCTCTGCATTTTCATCGCTCACTTTTGCAGGTAACATGTGTTCCAATTTCCCCACGCAATTCTATTTTTTCTCAGTATTTAATCTGTTTGTGGAACAACATTGATGATCAGATGCCGGCGTCACTGTAGAGCTGCGATATTTTATCACTACAGCTAGTAGTATCTTTTGAATTATGTCAGTAATTCATAGTCTGTTTTTGATAGTGATTATGATGAAACCTGTTTCTATTGTGATTATGAATCGGTTTTTAATTCACATGACCTGATCATTCATTCTGCTTCTGAATTTGTGGGGTGCAGCTAGTTTTTTGAATGCATGAGCTACTGATATTGTGATAATGGTTTTCTGTGTAGGTGTATTTTCTTGTTGTTTTGGGAGTGAATTTTGCTGTTCTGTGCTAAAATTTTGGTGGGTTTTGATTGCTTTGGGCTTCTAGTTGCAAATGAGTGTGTTGGGGTTAGATGTTGGAAATGAGAACTGTGTTGTAGCAGTGGCCAAACAGCGGGGCATTGATGTGCTGTTGAATGATGAATCAAAACGTGAAACCCCTGCTGTGGTGTCGTTTGGTGAGAAGCAGAGGTTTATGGGTGCAGTAGGGGCTGCCTCTGCTACCATGAACCCGAGATCAACGATTTCTCAGGTTAAGAGATTGATCGGTAGGAAGTTTAGGGAACCAAGTGTGCAGGATGATTTAAAGTTGGTACCTTTTGAGACTTCTGAGGGACCTGATGGTGGTATTTTGATTCATCTGTACTACTTGGATGAGAAACAAAGCTTTACACCGTTTCAAATTATGGTGATGTTGTTTGGACATTTAAAGCAGATTTCGGAGAAAAATCTGGAGACTCATGTCTCGGATTGTGTTATTGGTATACCGTCATACTTCACTGACTTGCAGAGAAGAGCATATTTGCACGCAGCTGAGATTGCTGGTCTGAAACCTTTGAGGTTGATGCATGACTGTACTGCTACTGCTCTTGGTTATGGTATATACAAGACAGACTTCAATGGGGGTCCGGCAAATGTTGTGTTTGTTGATGTTGGCCATTGTGATACGCAGGTGGCTGTAGCATCATTTCAGCCTGGACAAATGAAGATACTTTCTCATGCTTTTGATAGTAACTTAGGAGGCAGAGACTTTGATGAGGTTTTGTTCAGATATTTCGCTGCCAATTTCAAGGAACAGTACAACATTGATGTCCATTCAAATCTTCGGGCTTCTATAAGGTTGAGGGCTGCttgtgagaaattgaaaaaGGTCTTGAGCGCGAATCCAGAGGCACCACTTAACATTGAATGCTTGATGGATGAGAAAGATGTCAAGGGATTCATTAAGAGAGAAGATTTTGAGAAGCTATCATCACACTTGTTGGAGGGAATCAGCTTTCCCTGCCGTAAGGCTTTGCTTGACTCTGGTCTGACTCTGGAAAAGATTCACACTGTTGAGCTTGTTGGATCAGGCTCACGAATTCCTGCAATCATGAAGGTTTTAAGTGCCCTTTTCAGGAGAGAGCCCAGCCGAACGATAAATGTCAGTGAGTGTGTGGCTCGTGGTTGTGCTCTTCAATGTGCAATGCTGAGCCCAACATTCCGTGTTAGGGAGTTTGAGGTTCGttaaacatggttcatttgtattttttttttttactttcttacTTGAGCATGTGCTGTTTCTCTATTTCTGCTCCTGTCTATTATTCTTATgttgctttaaaaaaaaatattgtttcACCATGGTTATTCCAGAAGTCATTAAATGTGCTTGTAGCTTGTTTTAGGGAGAATCCAAAATATGATGTCATTGCTCTTCCCCATGCATGATCATGTCCTTGCTAAGTTTGGCTTCCTCTTCAAGAGAAAACCCCGGAATCAAAAGAGGATGCAAAAAATTATGGCATTTAAAGTAGTTTTCCTGTGGGAAAGCACACTTCTTCAAAATGATTCTGTCCCAGTAGTTGAACAAATGAAATTCTAGAGCAAAATCAGTGAGTAGCAGATGCCTCTATGTATCGTTGGCAGCATCTTAGACTCGCTAACGGGAACTTGTTACTCCTTTATTTGTAACCGGGCTTCCATTGCCATAATTATGAGCCCTATTATCATTACAATTATAGCTGTTGTCTTGTACACTTGCTGCGATGTAGTGCTTCAACAGCCTCTTTTCTCATGCTTTTAGTTGAAATTTTGTTCTTCTAGTGTCACATTGTGCATATTGTGACATAGTATTGACCTGTGAAATTGGTCGGTAACCAATTATGAGTTGGTAAAATGGGGAATCAATTGTGTATTCTAGGTTTTAATGACTCTTAAATAGGAATTCACCAACCATAGCCATAGTATACAGGTACTTAAAATTTATAAGCATCATGCTGATAAATAGGCATATACTAAAACCTTGCAGGTAAAATCCATGGTTTACATTTCTTTGAACTTTTCTCAGTTAAAAAGTGCAAATGTCAAGAATTCTTGACAGGCCAAATGTCTTTAGTTTCATAAAATGCAAAAGCATATTGCCTTAATTTTAAACTCAGTTGTGGAATCTAAAATAAAGGTTTAAACAGAGTGTCCTACGATGAAGATAAAAACATTTAGTTTCTTTAATCTCAACATAAACTATCCTTCAGTCCACAATGAATGTCCCTCAATGACATCAGATGGTTCAGATTCAATTAAAGATAATGTTTTCATAGGttagattttcattttttctcaactggta carries:
- the LOC113707780 gene encoding heat shock 70 kDa protein 16-like, with the protein product MSVLGLDVGNENCVVAVAKQRGIDVLLNDESKRETPAVVSFGEKQRFMGAVGAASATMNPRSTISQVKRLIGRKFREPSVQDDLKLVPFETSEGPDGGILIHLYYLDEKQSFTPFQIMVMLFGHLKQISEKNLETHVSDCVIGIPSYFTDLQRRAYLHAAEIAGLKPLRLMHDCTATALGYGIYKTDFNGGPANVVFVDVGHCDTQVAVASFQPGQMKILSHAFDSNLGGRDFDEVLFRYFAANFKEQYNIDVHSNLRASIRLRAACEKLKKVLSANPEAPLNIECLMDEKDVKGFIKREDFEKLSSHLLEGISFPCRKALLDSGLTLEKIHTVELVGSGSRIPAIMKVLSALFRREPSRTINVSECVARGCALQCAMLSPTFRVREFEVQDSFPFSIGFSLSDGPICAQSNCVLFPRGHPFPSVKMLTLQKSNTFQMEAFYANENELLPCTSTKISDFMIGPYQVSHSEKAKVKVRVHLNIHGIVGVESASLIEDHADDPTSNNYADALSENMETSNHETFYTANGPGDSNSAHSKFSPAAAGDERRAKATRRQDIPISENICGGMTPVELSQAQEKELQLAEQDTKMERTKDRKNSLESYVYDTRNKLLNSYRSFATDAEREGISSSLQQTEEWLYDDGDDESEHVYARKLEDLKKMVNPVEHRYKDEEARAQATRSLLNCIVENRMAVGSLPPSERDAVYNECSKAEQWLRERTQLQDSLPKNADPTLSSSEIRRRTEALDVMCKRIMRSKSSLPTPHDAPNSD